The following coding sequences are from one Humulus lupulus chromosome X, drHumLupu1.1, whole genome shotgun sequence window:
- the LOC133806327 gene encoding uncharacterized protein LOC133806327, which produces MKETTPRPTPTREATPPTPTNPDPPSPVGQTPPPAPVDPTPPASTIQQLAGRWEEASGDDLTGVVLNSEKDRLSRITKHQRSREAIQKTGSMGVDQVLNRTLNKVLANAQFEKRLSDQLSAAEAQYTEQLKAAEASYAEQLEAVKAKQTDALKDVKAKHTEALKKAEAKHLEVLQLTEAKVTSLEEEVKRKDASFTKITASKDQYKEVSLNNYREAHKL; this is translated from the exons ATGAAAGAGACAACTCCTCGACCAACTCCTACTAGGGAGGCAACTCCTCCAACTCCAACAAACCCAGATCCTCCGTCTCCGGTCGGacagactcctcctccagctccagtCGACCCTACGCCTCCAGCATCCACCATTCAGCAGTTGGCTGGTCGCTGGGAAGAGGCCTCGGGAGATGACCTCACGGGTGTGGTGCTTAACTCAGAAAAAGATAGGCTGTCGAGAATAACAAAACACCAACGCAGTCGGGAGGCAATCCAGAAGACCGGCTCTATGGGGGTCGACCAAGTCCTCAACCGCACACTGAACAAAGTGCTTGCT AATGCTCAATTTGAAAAGAGACTTAGCGATCAGCTTAGTGCTGCTGAGGCTCAATACACCGAGCAACTCAAGGCAGCAGAAGCTTCCTATGCCGAGCAGCTAGAGGCGGTCAAGGCGAAGCAAACTGATGCCCTTAAGGACGTCAAGGCGAAGCATACCGAGGCCCTCAAGAAGGCTGAGGCAAAACACCTCGAGGTGCTGCAGCTGACTGAGGCCAAAGTCACTTCTCTTGAAGAAGAGGTGAAGAGGAAGGATGCGAGTTTCACCAAGATCACTGCATCCAAGGATCAGTACAAGGAGGTCTCGCTCAATAATTACCGGGAAGCCCACAAGCTTTAA